Genomic DNA from Pistricoccus aurantiacus:
TCGGGTACGCGCGTTGGTCTTGGTACGCTGCCCACGCAGCGGAAGACCACGACGATGACGCAGACCACGATAGCAACCCAGGTCCATGAGACGCTTGATATTCAGCGTGACATCACGACGAAGGTCACCTTCAACGGTGTATTTGCCAACCTCGGATCGCAGGGCGTCCAGCTCTTCGGAGCTGAGATCCTGAATCCTGGTGGTCGGTGCAATACTGGCTGCGGCGCAGACTTCCTGCGCGCGAGTGCGGCCAATCCCGAAGATATAGGTCAGCGAGATCGCCGCATGCTTGTTGTCCGGGATATTGACGCCTGCAATACGGGCCATCAGCTTACTCCGAAAGTTGAGCGGCTTGCTCGGTTATCATCTACAAAAGGGCGCAGAGCATACTCCCTCGCCTCATGAAAAGCAAGAGGGCATGCTCGTCGCCCGCTGGGGTACAACGTCGCGGGATTAACCCTGACGCTGCTTGTGCCGCGGTTCGCTGCAGATGACGCGCACGGCGCCATTGCGACGAATGATCTTGCAGTTGCGACACATTTTCTTTACGGATGCACGAACTTTCATCGTTCTTTCTCCAATAGCGATTCGCGGCGCGCCAACGGGGTCGGCAATGCCGCTTTAGCGCATGATTCCGCCGCCGCCATAACCTTTCAGATTGGACTTCTTCATTACCGACTCGTACTGGTTCGACATGAGATGCGACTGTACCTGAGCCATGAAATCCATGATCACTACCACCACGATCAGAAGCGAGGTGCCACCGAAGAAGAACGGCACGTTCCAGGCCACGATCAGGAACTGAGGCATCAGAGATACCGCAGTGATGTAGAGAGCACCGAACAGGGTCAAGCGCGTCATGACCTTATCGATGTAGCGAGCGGTTTGCTCACCGGGGCGGATACCCGGCAGAAAAGCCCCTGACTTCTTGAGGTTGTCAGCGACATCCTTGGGGTTGAAGACCAGCGCTGTGTAAAAGAAGCAGAAGAATATCACCGCGGCGCCGAAAAGCAAGATGTACAGTGGCTGCCCGGGCGCCAAGGCCAGGGAAGCGGTCTGCAGCCATTCCATGCCTTCGCCGGCGCTGACCCACTGGCCGATGGAGGCAGGAAACAGCAGGATGCTGGAGGCGAAAATCGCCGGAATGACACCGGCCATATTGACCTTCAAGGGCAGATAACTCTTCTGCCCAGCATACATCTTGTTGCCGACCTGACGCCGGGGATAATTCACCGTAATGCGGCGCTGACCGCGCTCGATGAACACCACGAAAGCCACGGTGGCGATACCCAGTACGGAAAGGGCCAGCAGGGGCAGGACATTCCAGGCGCCGTCGTTGCGCGCCAGTTCAAAAGACTGTCCGATCGCGCCGGGCAGGCCCGCCACGATCCCCGCGAAGATCAACAACGAAATACCGTTGCCAATGCCTTTCTCGGTGATCTGCTCACCCAGCCACATCATGAACACCGCGCCGCACACGAAGGTGACCACCGCGGTGAAATAGAAGCTGAAGTCAGCCGTGTAGGCGA
This window encodes:
- the rpsM gene encoding 30S ribosomal protein S13, with the protein product MARIAGVNIPDNKHAAISLTYIFGIGRTRAQEVCAAASIAPTTRIQDLSSEELDALRSEVGKYTVEGDLRRDVTLNIKRLMDLGCYRGLRHRRGLPLRGQRTKTNARTRKGPRKPIRK
- the rpmJ gene encoding 50S ribosomal protein L36 produces the protein MKVRASVKKMCRNCKIIRRNGAVRVICSEPRHKQRQG
- the secY gene encoding preprotein translocase subunit SecY, whose protein sequence is MAKSGNMPAMGSGLSELWARLRFVLLALVVYRIGAHIPVPGINPDQLAALFREQQGTILGMFNMFSGGALERMSVLALGIMPYISASIIMQLLSAVSPRLEQLKKEGESGRRKISQYTRYGTVLLALVQAIGMSVGLAGQGIAYTADFSFYFTAVVTFVCGAVFMMWLGEQITEKGIGNGISLLIFAGIVAGLPGAIGQSFELARNDGAWNVLPLLALSVLGIATVAFVVFIERGQRRITVNYPRRQVGNKMYAGQKSYLPLKVNMAGVIPAIFASSILLFPASIGQWVSAGEGMEWLQTASLALAPGQPLYILLFGAAVIFFCFFYTALVFNPKDVADNLKKSGAFLPGIRPGEQTARYIDKVMTRLTLFGALYITAVSLMPQFLIVAWNVPFFFGGTSLLIVVVVIMDFMAQVQSHLMSNQYESVMKKSNLKGYGGGGIMR